Within the Plectropomus leopardus isolate mb unplaced genomic scaffold, YSFRI_Pleo_2.0 unplaced_scaffold23883, whole genome shotgun sequence genome, the region taagtTTTCCTTAAAGTCCGAGCTAGGGTTTCTTTAATTAAAATCGGTTGCACAAAACAAGTGTTCTTCATCAGATTCTTCATCAGTATTTAAGGTTTCCTCCTTATCTCAGCTGTTATATTTAAGGAATTCCTTAAAGTTAATCAAACCGTTGCACAAAATATCTTTATTAAAGATTTTCCGGTTAAGgtttaattaaaatcaattgcaaaaaacaatcctaagtctttttctttaatgttttcttgACGTTTTTAACTGAAGTATTTAAGGTTTTAACTTTATCATTGTCTTATACTTAAGGAATTCCTTAAAGTGAGTCTAATCattgcataaaaacatcttaaGTTAAGATTTTCCTTTGAGTCTGAGTTAAGGTTTCCTTAGAATAAAACTGGTTGCAGTAAACACCCTAAAGTCTTCCCCAGAaggtttctttaaaattttaactttaGTGTTAAGACTGTTATCTTAGTATCTAAGTCCTGTAATTAAGGGAATCCTTAATTACACcattagaaaaacactgaaagtttTCCTTAAAGTTCgaggtcaggtttttttttttaataaaatcagaTGCACAAAACACCGTTAAgtcttctttttattgtttctttaaattttaccATTAGcattaaagttgtttttgttttgtttttttcttatctctGTCATGTAATTAAGGAAATCCTTAATTAAacctttataaaaacatttaaagttaagATTTTCCTATAGACCAAGTTAAGGTTTCTTTACATAAAactgggtgaaaaaaaacaaaaacagccttaagtcttttctttaaaattttaacgTAAGTATTTAAGGTTTTCTGATTATCTTGGGTATTATATTGATCAAAGTGGGTTTAATTGTTgcacaaaacatctaaaattaAGATTTTCCTTTGAGTGTGATTTAAGGTTTccttaaagtaaaatcaactgcACAAAACACCCTTAAATGTTCTTCTTAAGATTACCTTAAACATTTCAACCTTAGTATTTAAGGCGTCGTCCTTATCGTGGGTCTTTTAATGACGGATATCTTAAAGTGAGTTAAGAGTAAAACTGTTGCAGAAAATACCTTAAATATCAAAAGTGCAAGTAAACAGATGGTTGTCGTGGAAACAGTTGAATTTCACAGCTCTAAAATCTCTCTGAGTGCAGTAAATACCTTAATGTTCCTTACTTAACTAAATAAAACTTCAAAGGGATTCTGTACTCCACCCTTAAGTAAGTTCCACAGGTAAGgcgaaagtgtgtgtgtgtgtgtgtgtgtgagtgagtgtgtgtgtttgagtttgtaCCATCAGGGAGGTCTTTAAGGCCCCGCCTCCTCCTCAGCAGGTAGACGGCTGCCAGCAGCTGATAGGCCAGCAGACTGAAGTTGGCCACGCCCCACGACACCGGGTTACCAATCAGATGGATCTGAGCCTGAGAcagacagccaatcacagcacagaacAGGAGAGTgcatgcactgtgtgtgtgcgtgtgtgtgtgtgtgtgtgttttacgtTGGTGGATGAGTGCAACCAGTATGCGATGTTGGTTTCCATGGTGATCCACTCGAGGGGGGAGGAGCTGTATTTGTGCTCCGAGTCTTCCTGTTTTACCGTCAGCATCTTCCACTGTCATGACATCACACAACAACATTGTCACTctgctgccatggcaacacaaCCCGACACGAGTTCAGCACATGATGACTGTAAACGCCGCGTTCTGATTGGATAACAGAGTGATGATGCGTTCACTGTCGTACCTGGAGCTCTAAAAATTTGGCCCAGAAGGAAATTTTTCGGTCCACGTCTATGTGAGTTGGAGAATGAAGCTCCGCCTCcctctccttctgctcctgacctgcacacgcacacacagacacacacaccaagaaAAATGGGACTGTTACTAAACACAGCGAGTTTttcaaacagtgaaaaacatccTGAGCTGATGAGTGTGTTCATGGTGACGAGCGAACGACGAGTGATGATgtcaagggtcaaaggtcagaggtcatacTGGTTCCGTATCGGTGCTCCTCGACGGTCCAtcccaaactgctgctgtgagctTTAAACAGTTTCTCTGCAACGACCTCCAGCTGACGGAAACCCCAGTCTGGAAGAGACGCACCGCTCagctgcacacgcacacgcacacgcacacgcacacacaaacacaaacacacaaccttTGTatgagatttaaaataaaataaaataaaataaaatcagttgcaCAAAACACCCTTAAGTGTTCTTAAGATTTCCTTAAATGTTCATTATAGTATTTAAGGTATTCTCCTTAATTTGTGTCTTATACTTAAGGAATTCCCTTAAGTTAGATTTGGTTGCACAAAACGGCCTTAGGCCTTCTCCGTAAGGTATCTTCAGCATAAACTTTAGTAATTAAGGTTTTCTCCTCATCATCAACTTAGACTTAAGGATTTCCTTAAACTAAGTTGAACTATTGCACAAAACATCTTAAGGGAGAGTAAACAAGGTCACTTCCTGTTGGTACCTTGAGGACAGCGGACGTGTTGACGTGAACCAATCGAACCTCGGAAAGGATCGTCTTCCACGTCTCTGACTCCGCCTCCCGGTTAGAGATGTCCTGCA harbors:
- the LOC121966296 gene encoding protein O-mannosyl-transferase 1-like; translated protein: DISNREAESETWKTILSEVRLVHVNTSAVLKLSGASLPDWGFRQLEVVAEKLFKAHSSSLGWTVEEHRYGTSQEQKEREAELHSPTHIDVDRKISFWAKFLELQWKMLTVKQEDSEHKYSSSPLEWITMETNIAYWLHSSTNAQIHLIGNPVSWGVANFSLLAYQLLAAVYLLRRRRGLKDLPDAVWCQFVCLGCVCVGGWLVNFVPFLLMEKTLFLYHYLPALCYLHLLSPALLEHAHTHLLSRATHRRALCVCMAAVLLSVFLSYRTFCPLTYGSPELSANQLQGLKWRESWDILYRRR